In the Candidatus Saccharibacteria bacterium oral taxon 488 genome, one interval contains:
- a CDS encoding oligoribonuclease has protein sequence MKASFKPKKILWMDLEMTGLDPVHDEILEVAAIVTDWDFKEIATYEGIVQHDSEKLRKLLDRNASFWNEHPAARRGLEEQNASGKPLAEVERELLAFCDEHFADEPRILLGGNSIHQDRRFIDQWWPMLSKKLYYRMLDVSAWKVVFEGKYGKKFAKPEDHRALEDIRGSIMELQYYLEKVKP, from the coding sequence ATGAAAGCCAGTTTTAAGCCGAAAAAGATTTTATGGATGGATTTGGAGATGACCGGGCTGGATCCGGTGCATGATGAGATTTTGGAGGTGGCGGCGATCGTCACGGATTGGGACTTTAAAGAGATTGCGACGTATGAAGGAATTGTACAACACGACTCAGAGAAGCTGAGGAAATTACTGGACCGAAACGCCAGCTTTTGGAATGAACATCCAGCAGCGCGGCGTGGTTTGGAGGAACAAAACGCCTCTGGTAAGCCGCTAGCCGAAGTGGAGCGTGAATTGCTGGCATTTTGCGATGAACATTTTGCGGATGAGCCACGGATTTTACTGGGCGGTAATTCAATCCACCAAGACCGGCGGTTTATTGATCAGTGGTGGCCTATGTTGTCAAAAAAACTATATTATCGGATGCTGGATGTCAGCGCTTGGAAAGTGGTATTTGAGGGCAAATATGGCAAGAAATTTGCCAAACCAGAGGACCATCGGGCGCTGGAGGACATCCGCGGTAGTATCATGGAGCTTCAGTATTATTTGGAAAAGGTAAAACCATGA
- a CDS encoding SGNH/GDSL hydrolase family protein, with protein MGLTIKKRHSNLQTIGLVAMTALIGVSFLLHQLTASAAGANWMDNDPVIKHVRPLDSAVDPNANVRGHCKLEAVTVVKTYDDKDPTMKLTLCLNEFNGWRFGQANGWYDVYASNGGLFYKVNNLSAVHWFRGTDTIIGMHRGYAFDYDEISHLKKYHNFTKRLTMSSNKKYFDFDMSNPAFSLDYKGKPMYAISWGISNNGRYLVYSGSARHVNAYDIFSRIDLETGERKVFGRGYYDHTHNVEPQPSVAVSNDGTQVVIGGTAIFKVWRITPECLIDRDAMKDEFRDPCPTRMIYPKFYGDQWKNIEASHERISANDDFTELTYQHRALRGQAINEVVTISITKDEPQASRLDYLAMGDSYSSGEGDIQNGVSSHYIRETGGKEDCHLSSRSYPFLLAKAWNVPDGKFNTIACSGARVIHDYIFRLKYYSGQNTVTKKKFTEGNRDEIIKNTKSNFLPGYIPQIEFVREYKPKVITLTGGGNDVGFGDILATCNDTDTCSYAADDRVKQLLKDSIHNQYGVTKLLVKKLKEASPGSKIYVVGYPQFIEKGEQNCFLNGGLLNQRERAAIFDMTKEMNEVLWRAVTDSGVPFVDITNALSGGRLCGGDKYMTGLHNISLSRLNEQKQNLYHPNPNGHLRIARQISEKVGGVKKAFGGDVVNAAKEGNFYQAAPITRRINNASPVRVKLGEKLRISSVDDQLMPYSTVRATLYSTPTDLGAHMVSASGQLDLTMNLPNGVQPGRHTLVLVGMLPDGKRVTYYDFVTVERQTDSGVVQSKTNKDSSRDGLETRLWAAVITKGGYRGAVYFYGSIVALIIMVIGGLLYAF; from the coding sequence ATGGGGCTAACAATCAAAAAGCGACACAGTAACCTGCAAACTATCGGCTTGGTAGCCATGACGGCACTCATTGGAGTGTCGTTTTTATTACATCAGTTGACAGCTTCTGCTGCTGGGGCTAATTGGATGGACAATGATCCGGTGATAAAACACGTGCGACCGCTTGATTCGGCGGTTGATCCAAATGCTAATGTGCGCGGCCACTGCAAATTGGAAGCGGTAACGGTAGTAAAGACATATGATGATAAAGATCCGACAATGAAGCTGACGCTCTGTCTGAATGAATTTAATGGCTGGCGGTTTGGGCAGGCAAATGGGTGGTATGATGTGTATGCATCAAATGGCGGTCTCTTTTATAAGGTGAACAATCTTAGCGCAGTTCATTGGTTCAGGGGGACGGATACAATTATCGGCATGCACCGCGGGTATGCGTTTGACTATGATGAAATCTCTCATCTAAAGAAATACCATAATTTCACCAAGCGCCTCACGATGAGTAGTAATAAAAAATATTTTGACTTTGATATGTCAAATCCAGCATTTTCACTTGATTATAAAGGAAAACCTATGTACGCCATCAGTTGGGGAATTTCTAACAACGGGCGATATCTCGTCTATTCTGGTAGCGCAAGACACGTTAATGCCTATGATATATTCTCGCGTATTGATCTAGAAACGGGCGAGCGGAAGGTATTCGGCAGAGGATATTATGATCACACGCACAACGTAGAGCCGCAGCCGAGCGTGGCGGTGTCAAATGATGGAACGCAGGTGGTTATCGGTGGCACGGCGATATTCAAAGTATGGCGGATTACGCCCGAGTGCCTTATTGATCGTGATGCGATGAAGGACGAGTTTCGTGACCCGTGTCCGACGAGGATGATATACCCGAAGTTTTATGGTGATCAGTGGAAAAATATTGAGGCGTCACATGAGCGAATATCTGCGAACGATGACTTTACAGAATTAACGTATCAACATCGGGCGTTACGGGGTCAGGCGATCAACGAAGTGGTGACGATATCTATAACCAAGGATGAACCTCAAGCCTCTCGGCTCGACTATCTCGCAATGGGCGATTCGTATTCGAGTGGGGAGGGGGATATTCAGAATGGGGTGTCAAGTCATTATATTCGCGAAACTGGAGGTAAGGAGGACTGTCATCTCAGCAGTCGCTCATATCCATTTCTGCTCGCTAAGGCTTGGAACGTTCCGGATGGTAAATTTAATACGATAGCATGTAGCGGCGCAAGGGTAATACACGACTATATTTTTCGGTTAAAGTATTATTCTGGGCAGAATACCGTTACAAAGAAGAAGTTTACTGAGGGAAATAGAGATGAAATTATTAAAAATACAAAAAGTAACTTCCTGCCAGGCTATATACCGCAGATAGAGTTTGTTAGAGAATACAAGCCTAAAGTTATCACGTTGACTGGTGGTGGTAACGATGTGGGCTTTGGCGATATACTAGCGACGTGTAATGATACGGATACTTGCTCATACGCGGCGGATGATCGTGTGAAGCAACTACTGAAAGACAGCATTCATAATCAGTATGGTGTCACGAAGCTATTGGTTAAAAAGTTAAAGGAGGCTTCACCGGGGAGTAAGATTTACGTTGTTGGATACCCGCAGTTTATTGAAAAAGGGGAGCAGAATTGTTTTCTTAATGGCGGTCTTCTTAACCAGCGTGAACGAGCAGCCATATTTGATATGACGAAAGAAATGAACGAAGTACTTTGGAGGGCGGTGACAGATAGCGGGGTGCCCTTTGTTGATATTACAAATGCTCTATCTGGTGGTCGGTTATGTGGTGGTGATAAGTATATGACGGGTCTTCACAATATTTCTTTATCGCGTCTTAATGAGCAAAAGCAAAATCTCTATCATCCGAATCCAAATGGACATCTAAGAATTGCCAGACAAATATCTGAAAAGGTCGGAGGTGTGAAAAAAGCTTTTGGGGGAGACGTGGTTAATGCCGCCAAGGAAGGAAATTTTTATCAGGCGGCACCGATAACGCGGCGTATCAATAATGCTTCGCCTGTACGTGTAAAGTTAGGCGAGAAGTTACGCATATCTTCAGTGGATGATCAACTCATGCCGTACAGTACTGTACGGGCGACGCTTTATTCCACGCCTACCGACCTAGGTGCTCATATGGTTAGTGCGAGTGGTCAGTTGGACCTGACAATGAATTTGCCTAATGGAGTGCAGCCGGGAAGACATACACTGGTGCTTGTGGGGATGCTTCCTGATGGAAAGAGAGTTACATACTATGATTTTGTTACAGTTGAGCGACAAACCGACAGTGGCGTAGTCCAAAGTAAGACAAACAAGGATAGCTCCAGAGACGGGCTTGAGACAAGGTTATGGGCTGCGGTCATCACAAAGGGTGGTTATCGGGGCGCAGTATATTTCTATGGCTCAATCGTAGCGTTGATAATAATGGTAATCGGGGGATTGTTATATGCATTTTAA
- the argS gene encoding arginine--tRNA ligase, producing MEQIISQAVKQLFDQDVSVQLTRPDPKFGDFATNVALQLAKPLGKNPREIAEAIAEELRGRQEFSEVSVAGPGFINVTLSDQAVLELLKVRPATNRAGKTVVIETNCPNPFKAMHIGHALNAILADTMANLLAVDGAAVHRVSYHGDVGTHVGKSMWAILREIDGDVSKLEAILADKRNEFMSRMYVEGARAAKESPKARAEIDELAKQSFVLDDPLYKQVYEICKAWSFDEIDANVARLGNVPIERRYVESETEVPGKALIKAKTPEVFTKSDGAYIFKGSQYGAFDNVFIGSHGNGLYGAHDMGLIQLKHQDYPNLDLSITVNGEEQAAYFRGVIAASELAIPELKGKLFNYATGLVKLTTGKMSSRTGEVITIDWLFNEFKKAITQAGGEPTDEVVAGALRYQFLKVKIGSDVVFDINDAVSLTGNTGSYLQYAHARARGILAKSEQAATFPTELFDEDRLLVRKMSEYAGAVNRATESLEPHHVCAYLFELAQEFNRYYEKNQVVGSDKEAHRVGLVAVYADILKAGLTILGIVAPDKL from the coding sequence ATGGAACAGATTATTTCTCAGGCGGTGAAGCAACTTTTTGATCAAGATGTATCGGTGCAATTGACGCGCCCCGACCCGAAGTTCGGCGACTTTGCGACGAACGTGGCGCTGCAGTTAGCAAAACCCTTGGGTAAAAACCCGCGCGAGATTGCTGAGGCGATTGCCGAAGAGCTGCGCGGCCGCCAGGAGTTTAGCGAGGTTAGCGTGGCTGGGCCGGGCTTTATCAACGTGACGTTAAGCGACCAAGCGGTGTTGGAATTGCTGAAAGTGCGGCCAGCGACTAATCGTGCAGGAAAAACAGTGGTCATTGAGACCAATTGTCCAAATCCGTTTAAGGCCATGCACATTGGCCACGCTTTGAATGCGATTTTGGCGGATACTATGGCGAATTTGCTGGCGGTTGATGGCGCGGCGGTACACCGGGTGAGTTACCACGGCGATGTCGGCACGCACGTCGGCAAGAGTATGTGGGCAATTCTTCGCGAAATTGATGGTGATGTCAGCAAACTAGAGGCTATTCTGGCTGATAAGCGCAACGAATTTATGAGCCGTATGTACGTTGAAGGCGCACGGGCAGCCAAAGAATCGCCAAAGGCACGAGCGGAAATTGATGAGCTGGCCAAGCAATCTTTCGTGCTGGACGATCCGCTGTATAAGCAGGTGTACGAGATTTGTAAGGCCTGGAGCTTTGATGAAATTGATGCCAATGTGGCGCGGCTGGGCAATGTGCCAATTGAACGGCGCTATGTCGAGAGCGAGACTGAAGTGCCAGGCAAAGCCTTGATCAAAGCAAAAACCCCAGAGGTCTTTACGAAGTCCGACGGTGCGTATATTTTCAAGGGCAGCCAGTACGGTGCGTTTGATAACGTATTCATTGGTTCGCACGGCAACGGTTTGTACGGCGCGCACGACATGGGGTTAATTCAGCTGAAGCATCAGGATTATCCGAACTTGGACTTGTCGATTACCGTCAACGGCGAAGAGCAGGCGGCGTATTTCCGCGGGGTGATCGCGGCTAGTGAATTAGCAATTCCAGAATTGAAAGGTAAATTGTTTAATTATGCGACTGGCCTCGTTAAACTAACGACTGGCAAGATGAGTTCGCGTACCGGCGAGGTGATTACCATTGACTGGCTGTTTAACGAGTTCAAGAAAGCCATCACACAAGCTGGCGGCGAGCCGACCGACGAAGTAGTGGCGGGCGCGCTGCGCTATCAATTCCTGAAGGTAAAAATCGGTAGCGACGTAGTATTTGATATCAATGATGCGGTGAGTCTCACCGGTAATACCGGTAGCTATTTGCAATACGCGCACGCTCGAGCGCGGGGTATTTTGGCAAAATCTGAGCAAGCAGCCACGTTCCCGACGGAATTATTTGACGAAGACCGGTTGTTAGTCAGGAAAATGAGTGAATATGCGGGGGCGGTTAATCGCGCTACTGAAAGTCTGGAGCCGCATCATGTCTGCGCCTACCTGTTTGAGTTGGCGCAGGAGTTCAATCGTTACTATGAGAAAAATCAAGTTGTTGGCAGCGATAAAGAAGCGCACCGCGTCGGTCTGGTGGCGGTGTATGCTGATATTTTGAAGGCGGGACTCACCATTCTTGGTATCGTTGCCCCTGATAAATTGTAA
- the dnaG gene encoding DNA primase produces MNDAKEEVRARLNIEDVIGEYVQLKRAGRNLKGFSPFTDERTPSFMVSPEKQIWHDFSSGKGGDIFTFVMLVEGMDFRQALEHLARKAGVDLSLFSGGDGRTAKRRARAREALKLAANFYQQNLVKNPAALEYAVKKRRLNRQTIGDFVIGYAPDQGDALTKALEKRGFSRRELADAGLVNRFGGDLFRGRMMVALSDGSGEVVGFTGRIIRDDPRAPKYLNTPQTLLFDKSRHIFGLYQAKEAIRKSDAAVIVEGNLDVVSSHQAGIKNVVATAGTAMTLQHLKALSRLAGRIRVAFDGDRAGVSATERAINLAQEIGVELEVVSLPDGVKDPDELIQKDAALWQAVVERAQPAVDWVIARHAEMEDLATAEGKRRFSTTALRIVRGLKDPVEQEHYLAVISKETGASLAALRAKLGAERSTPPAQLKKPKIEKATPSKPRDELANIIVGLALSQPSTRRWVGALEAASLDEPARAVVTALQAEPLLDIEKLPRPLQKFEQYVKIVQLKSERRYMDWEPEALDSEMARLVKQLIRKHRDTKKQQLLEDLREAEELSDEARARILRQQLNALIKENA; encoded by the coding sequence ATGAATGATGCCAAGGAAGAAGTGCGGGCGCGGCTGAATATTGAGGATGTGATCGGTGAATATGTTCAGCTGAAGCGGGCGGGTCGTAATCTGAAGGGGTTCAGCCCGTTTACTGATGAGCGGACGCCAAGTTTTATGGTGAGTCCGGAAAAGCAGATTTGGCATGATTTTTCTTCGGGCAAGGGCGGCGATATTTTTACGTTCGTGATGCTGGTGGAGGGGATGGATTTTCGCCAGGCGCTGGAGCATTTGGCGCGCAAGGCGGGCGTAGATTTGAGCTTGTTTTCTGGTGGTGATGGGCGCACGGCCAAGCGGCGAGCTAGAGCGCGGGAGGCGCTGAAATTGGCCGCGAATTTTTATCAGCAAAATTTGGTAAAAAATCCGGCAGCGCTAGAATACGCGGTGAAAAAACGGCGGCTGAATCGGCAGACGATCGGTGATTTTGTCATTGGCTATGCGCCAGATCAGGGCGATGCGCTGACGAAAGCGCTGGAGAAGCGGGGGTTTTCGCGCCGGGAGCTGGCTGACGCGGGGCTGGTGAATCGGTTTGGCGGCGACTTGTTTCGGGGGCGGATGATGGTAGCCTTGAGCGACGGCAGCGGCGAGGTGGTCGGCTTTACAGGGCGAATTATTCGTGATGACCCCAGGGCGCCAAAGTATCTGAATACGCCACAGACATTGCTATTTGATAAATCGCGCCATATTTTTGGGCTGTATCAGGCGAAAGAGGCGATTCGTAAAAGCGACGCGGCGGTGATTGTCGAGGGGAATTTGGACGTGGTTAGCAGCCACCAAGCTGGCATTAAAAACGTGGTGGCGACGGCGGGGACAGCGATGACACTGCAACATCTGAAGGCGCTGAGCCGGCTGGCAGGGCGGATTCGTGTGGCGTTTGATGGCGATCGGGCGGGCGTGAGCGCAACGGAGCGGGCGATCAATTTGGCGCAGGAAATTGGCGTGGAACTAGAGGTGGTGAGTCTGCCGGACGGCGTGAAAGATCCGGATGAATTGATCCAAAAGGATGCGGCGTTGTGGCAGGCAGTGGTTGAGCGGGCGCAGCCGGCGGTGGATTGGGTGATCGCTCGGCACGCCGAAATGGAAGATTTGGCGACGGCCGAGGGCAAGCGGCGATTTTCGACAACTGCATTGAGAATTGTGCGCGGCTTGAAAGATCCGGTGGAGCAAGAGCATTACTTGGCGGTAATTTCTAAAGAAACTGGCGCCAGTCTCGCGGCCTTGCGGGCGAAGCTGGGCGCTGAGAGATCAACGCCGCCCGCTCAGCTTAAAAAACCAAAGATTGAAAAGGCGACTCCGAGTAAACCTCGTGACGAATTAGCGAACATCATCGTCGGTCTGGCGCTTAGTCAACCATCGACGCGGCGCTGGGTCGGGGCGCTTGAGGCGGCAAGCTTGGACGAGCCAGCTCGAGCAGTGGTGACGGCGCTGCAGGCTGAGCCGCTACTTGACATAGAAAAATTGCCACGCCCCTTGCAAAAATTTGAGCAGTATGTGAAAATAGTACAGTTAAAAAGTGAACGCCGCTACATGGACTGGGAACCAGAAGCTCTGGACAGTGAAATGGCGCGTTTGGTAAAGCAACTGATACGTAAACACCGCGACACAAAAAAACAACAATTATTAGAAGATTTGCGTGAGGCTGAGGAGCTCAGCGATGAGGCGCGGGCGCGCATCTTGCGACAGCAGCTGAACGCACTGATTAAGGAGAATGCGTGA
- a CDS encoding CTP synthase — MEANKTVRKKQKFIFVTGGVLSGVGKGITAASIGAVLQAKGLSVSVQKCDPYLNVDAGLLNPKEHGECFVTKDGAETDLDLGHYERFLDLELTRKNTTLSGRLLRDLIADERAGKFGGQTVQMVPHLTNSIKAAICEAAEGDVHIVEIGGTVGDYEGLSFIEAIRGFALDVGRENCLFVHVVYVPFLEASHEYKTKPAQNALADLRGFGIMPDVVAVRTEGHDKPPRSIGEKIAISSGVRQEGIIMMPNVDTVYEVPLTVYRDLGKLLGEFTDNSVEPNLQRWKRLAQRDTTEYAKRVTVGLVAKYIDNSDTYLSVTEALKSAAWANKSEISIKWINAETAGEADFASVDAIVVPGGFGSRGVEGKIKAAEYCIKNNKPYLGICLGLQAAVIAAARLGGVANANSEEFGAEPGANVVYIMDGQQGKQSTGGTMRLGDYPAVLKSGSFVAKMYGKTEVAERHRHRYEVNQDFVQAIEKGGLVISGTSPDGQLVEFVEAPHHRYFVATQAHPEFKSRPFRPHPLFDGLIRAALTK; from the coding sequence ATGGAGGCGAATAAAACTGTGAGGAAAAAACAAAAATTTATTTTCGTAACCGGCGGTGTGCTGTCAGGCGTTGGCAAGGGCATCACGGCGGCAAGTATCGGTGCGGTGTTGCAAGCCAAAGGATTGTCAGTGTCCGTACAAAAGTGTGATCCGTACCTGAATGTTGACGCTGGATTATTGAATCCAAAAGAACACGGCGAGTGTTTTGTGACCAAAGACGGTGCCGAGACCGATTTGGATTTGGGACACTATGAGCGGTTTTTGGATTTGGAACTGACGCGGAAAAACACCACGCTGTCAGGCCGATTGCTGCGCGATTTGATCGCCGATGAGCGGGCTGGTAAGTTTGGCGGCCAGACGGTACAGATGGTGCCGCATTTGACTAACTCTATCAAGGCGGCTATCTGCGAGGCGGCCGAAGGCGACGTCCACATCGTGGAAATTGGCGGTACGGTCGGCGACTACGAAGGCCTAAGTTTTATCGAGGCGATTCGCGGTTTTGCGCTGGATGTGGGGCGGGAAAATTGCCTGTTCGTGCACGTGGTGTATGTGCCGTTTTTGGAGGCGTCGCACGAGTATAAGACCAAGCCGGCTCAGAATGCGCTGGCGGATCTTCGCGGTTTTGGCATTATGCCGGATGTGGTGGCAGTCCGGACGGAGGGCCATGACAAGCCGCCGCGCAGTATCGGCGAAAAAATTGCTATTTCGTCTGGCGTGCGCCAGGAGGGAATTATTATGATGCCAAATGTCGATACGGTATATGAAGTGCCATTGACGGTGTACCGTGATTTGGGCAAGTTATTGGGCGAATTTACCGACAATTCAGTGGAGCCAAATTTACAGCGATGGAAACGTCTAGCTCAGCGCGATACTACTGAATATGCCAAGCGGGTGACCGTCGGCTTGGTGGCTAAATACATTGATAATTCTGATACCTACTTGTCAGTGACCGAGGCGCTGAAGTCCGCCGCTTGGGCGAACAAAAGCGAAATTTCTATCAAGTGGATTAATGCCGAGACAGCTGGTGAGGCTGATTTTGCCAGCGTTGACGCTATTGTGGTGCCGGGCGGTTTCGGATCGCGTGGCGTTGAAGGGAAGATTAAAGCGGCAGAGTATTGTATAAAAAACAACAAGCCATATCTAGGAATTTGCCTGGGTTTGCAGGCGGCGGTGATTGCGGCGGCGCGTTTGGGCGGCGTAGCGAATGCTAACAGCGAAGAGTTCGGCGCTGAGCCTGGCGCAAATGTGGTGTACATCATGGACGGCCAGCAGGGCAAGCAGTCAACTGGTGGGACGATGCGCCTCGGTGATTATCCGGCGGTGCTGAAATCTGGTTCGTTCGTTGCTAAGATGTACGGCAAGACAGAGGTAGCTGAGCGCCATCGCCATCGCTACGAGGTGAATCAAGATTTTGTTCAAGCAATTGAGAAGGGTGGTTTGGTAATTTCCGGTACGTCGCCGGATGGCCAGCTGGTGGAGTTTGTCGAAGCGCCGCATCATCGGTATTTCGTGGCTACGCAAGCTCACCCTGAATTTAAGTCGCGCCCATTCCGACCGCATCCGCTCTTTGACGGGCTGATTCGAGCTGCCTTGACAAAGTAA
- a CDS encoding MmcQ/YjbR family DNA-binding protein — MTHKQFEEFILSLPGVWLDYPFGEDVAVYKFGKSNNGAGKMVALVTEGSKPLRVSLKCDPLLAENLREKYETVLPGYHLNKKHWNTIICSGQLSDEEIFDLVRLSYRLVTE; from the coding sequence ATGACCCATAAACAATTTGAAGAGTTTATCCTAAGTTTGCCCGGTGTGTGGCTGGATTATCCGTTTGGCGAGGATGTTGCGGTGTATAAATTTGGCAAGAGCAATAACGGCGCAGGGAAGATGGTGGCACTAGTGACCGAGGGCTCGAAGCCCTTGCGGGTCAGTCTGAAGTGCGACCCGTTGCTGGCTGAGAATCTCCGCGAGAAGTACGAGACGGTCCTGCCGGGGTATCATCTGAATAAGAAACACTGGAACACTATCATTTGCTCGGGGCAACTGAGTGATGAGGAAATTTTTGACTTGGTGCGGCTAAGCTATCGGCTGGTGACAGAGTGA
- the pyrH gene encoding UMP kinase, with amino-acid sequence MTKRILLKLSGEQLQGEFTSGFDPRRARWIAEQIKPALETGAEIVIMVGGGNYVRGNQIIGHGIQPVSAHNIGMLSTLMNAIALADVFNDTDLPTRALSTVEINQFIDHYTFRRALSHIQKGRVVIVACGTGRPFLTTDTAALNLALEMQCDVVIKTTKVDGVYDKDPAKFPDAAKFDKLSYHDALTNPDITVMDKAAIGLAMDEHIPVVICDLLTDGNIARAARGETVGTLIS; translated from the coding sequence ATGACCAAACGTATCCTTCTCAAACTCTCCGGCGAGCAGCTCCAGGGCGAGTTCACCAGCGGCTTCGATCCCAGGCGCGCCCGCTGGATTGCCGAACAAATCAAACCAGCGCTAGAAACTGGCGCTGAAATCGTCATTATGGTTGGCGGCGGCAATTACGTCCGCGGCAACCAAATCATTGGTCACGGCATTCAGCCCGTCTCAGCCCACAATATCGGCATGCTCTCAACCCTGATGAATGCCATTGCCTTGGCTGATGTCTTCAATGACACCGACCTACCGACCCGCGCTCTCTCTACTGTCGAGATTAATCAATTTATCGACCACTACACCTTTCGCCGGGCGCTCAGCCACATTCAAAAAGGCCGGGTGGTCATCGTTGCCTGCGGTACTGGCCGACCCTTCCTGACTACCGACACCGCTGCCTTGAATCTAGCTTTGGAAATGCAATGTGATGTTGTGATTAAAACAACGAAAGTTGATGGCGTCTACGACAAAGACCCAGCTAAATTCCCTGATGCCGCCAAATTTGATAAGCTCAGCTATCACGACGCTCTAACCAACCCCGATATCACCGTCATGGACAAAGCTGCCATCGGCCTAGCTATGGACGAGCACATCCCAGTTGTCATCTGCGACCTGCTCACCGACGGCAACATCGCCCGGGCCGCTCGCGGCGAGACAGTCGGTACACTGATTTCCTAG